From a region of the Teredinibacter turnerae genome:
- a CDS encoding PD-(D/E)XK nuclease family protein: MQSQHGLSALLHEHFSGDLPANGLVLTPNERLSRFVQTSYGDFQRAQGKTAFANLWCRSYQGWLQDLWQRLTLDGRHPRAAQVLMTPQQEMLLWETVITSHPDTPPLLNSVATAKNAQDAWRLVCEWALPIDSFETDELLQSHQLFLAWVAAFNEQCQQRGLLTFSELSSVICDALMYSDPAAAVATWRLPKQIVMYGFDDQAPALLQLLEALAGCGCQMTHVAEPEPTPQVSLCSFSDPQAELESVATWCYQEIAAQPVQQIGVVIPDLSARRAEVERHFNRVFDPHSILPTTPQHAPGFNMSAGQPLAQVPVMQAALQALQLNRARLELETASALLLSPFLGIQSELAARALLDVRLREQGELSPSRQLLRTSAAEFCDDEGLPLCEHWYHALDGFDKLAKQYGPSARLPSEWLPVFMAQLQCLGWPGDRTLDTLEYQQVQVWQTCLDEFAALDVVTAPMAWSEALSLLRRLLQQRSFQPQTRISPVQILGSLEAAGLPFDQLWIMGLDDEAWPPAPSPNPLLPLAVQVAHNTPQSSAEREYRYARNLTQRWLASASQVRFSYAATRDDKQLQPSPLVQAFAQTREAVPLFTAWEQLQWQTRDLESIEYTNAGGVADVQCIRGGAAILRDQAACPFQAFARHRLRASEVPEVVLGLDAAERGNLLHHTMEIVWRKLGDQAGLLAQSDERLLALVDEAIADALRDIRRKSFVGFRFVELETRRLAGLVCAWLELEKQRAPFKVVFNESRKDLTLAGLPLSVRYDRVDALADGGLFVIDYKTGLTAVKSWEGERPDQPQVPLYAIANREKVVAAAFAQINSREIALKGLADVPDVAPGLKHPADSGLDLPVVWKDLLAHWQQTLEQLASDFLAGEAAVAPKVPGSTCRYCELKGFCRIRSGTDDEEDAP; this comes from the coding sequence ATGCAAAGTCAACACGGCCTCAGCGCGCTATTACACGAGCACTTTAGTGGCGACCTGCCAGCCAATGGTCTGGTGCTTACCCCGAATGAGCGGTTAAGCCGTTTTGTGCAAACCAGTTATGGCGACTTTCAGCGCGCACAGGGCAAAACCGCTTTCGCCAATCTCTGGTGCCGCTCCTATCAGGGCTGGCTGCAGGATCTATGGCAGCGACTGACGCTGGACGGCCGCCATCCGCGAGCGGCACAGGTGTTAATGACGCCGCAGCAGGAAATGTTGCTGTGGGAAACAGTGATCACCAGCCACCCGGATACGCCACCGCTACTCAATAGCGTCGCCACTGCAAAAAACGCGCAGGACGCATGGCGGCTGGTGTGCGAGTGGGCCTTGCCCATCGACAGTTTCGAAACAGACGAGCTTTTGCAAAGCCACCAGTTGTTCCTTGCCTGGGTGGCGGCGTTTAACGAACAGTGCCAGCAGCGTGGATTGTTGACCTTCAGTGAGTTGAGCAGTGTTATCTGCGATGCTCTGATGTACAGCGATCCTGCGGCCGCCGTTGCCACTTGGCGCTTGCCGAAGCAGATAGTGATGTACGGTTTCGACGATCAGGCCCCTGCACTGCTGCAGTTGCTGGAGGCGCTGGCCGGATGCGGTTGCCAGATGACTCATGTGGCAGAGCCGGAACCGACTCCGCAGGTAAGTTTATGCAGTTTCAGCGACCCACAAGCGGAGCTGGAGAGTGTCGCCACCTGGTGTTACCAGGAGATCGCCGCGCAACCGGTGCAACAGATTGGCGTAGTGATACCGGATCTCAGTGCGCGACGGGCCGAAGTCGAGCGCCACTTCAACCGGGTGTTCGACCCGCACAGTATTTTGCCCACAACCCCGCAGCACGCCCCCGGTTTCAATATGTCGGCGGGCCAGCCGCTGGCGCAGGTGCCTGTTATGCAGGCGGCGCTGCAGGCGCTTCAGCTCAATCGCGCACGGCTCGAGCTGGAAACCGCAAGTGCTTTGCTGTTGTCGCCTTTTCTGGGAATACAGTCCGAACTGGCGGCGCGCGCGCTGCTGGATGTACGCCTTCGAGAGCAGGGCGAGCTCAGTCCTTCGCGCCAGTTGTTGCGTACCAGCGCAGCGGAATTTTGTGACGATGAGGGGTTACCCCTGTGCGAACACTGGTATCACGCGCTGGACGGCTTCGACAAACTCGCCAAACAGTATGGCCCCAGCGCGCGCTTGCCCAGCGAGTGGCTGCCCGTTTTTATGGCGCAACTGCAGTGCCTGGGTTGGCCGGGGGATCGCACCTTGGATACGCTGGAGTATCAGCAGGTGCAGGTGTGGCAAACTTGTCTGGATGAGTTTGCCGCGCTGGATGTGGTCACCGCGCCCATGGCCTGGAGCGAGGCGTTGAGTCTGCTGCGACGGTTGCTGCAACAGCGCAGTTTCCAGCCGCAAACGCGGATCTCGCCAGTGCAGATTCTCGGCAGTTTGGAGGCGGCCGGATTGCCCTTCGATCAGCTCTGGATCATGGGGCTGGACGATGAGGCCTGGCCGCCTGCGCCGTCACCCAATCCGCTGTTGCCGCTCGCGGTGCAAGTCGCACACAACACGCCGCAGAGTTCGGCGGAGCGGGAGTATCGCTATGCGCGCAATCTGACCCAGCGCTGGCTGGCGAGCGCATCGCAGGTCAGGTTCAGTTACGCCGCGACCAGAGACGACAAACAGCTACAGCCCAGCCCTCTGGTACAGGCGTTTGCGCAAACCCGCGAGGCCGTCCCCCTGTTCACCGCATGGGAGCAATTGCAGTGGCAAACCCGTGACCTGGAGTCGATTGAGTATACAAACGCTGGCGGAGTTGCCGATGTGCAGTGTATTCGCGGCGGTGCGGCTATTCTGCGCGATCAGGCGGCGTGCCCGTTTCAGGCGTTTGCCCGCCATCGCCTGCGCGCCAGCGAGGTGCCGGAGGTGGTACTCGGCCTGGACGCCGCTGAACGCGGTAATCTGCTACATCACACGATGGAAATTGTATGGCGCAAGCTCGGCGATCAGGCGGGCTTGCTGGCGCAGTCGGACGAGCGTTTGCTAGCACTGGTAGATGAAGCCATTGCCGATGCGCTGCGCGATATCCGCCGCAAAAGCTTTGTCGGTTTCCGCTTTGTGGAGCTGGAAACCCGACGTTTGGCCGGGCTTGTCTGCGCATGGCTGGAACTGGAAAAACAACGTGCCCCCTTTAAGGTGGTGTTTAACGAAAGCCGCAAAGATCTCACCCTCGCGGGCTTGCCTTTGAGTGTTCGCTACGATCGGGTGGATGCGCTGGCAGATGGCGGTCTGTTTGTTATCGACTACAAAACCGGGCTGACCGCGGTGAAATCCTGGGAGGGCGAGCGGCCGGACCAGCCCCAGGTGCCGCTTTACGCCATTGCCAACCGCGAGAAAGTTGTCGCGGCGGCGTTTGCGCAAATTAACTCCCGCGAAATCGCCCTCAAAGGTCTGGCTGATGTGCCTGATGTGGCGCCCGGCCTCAAGCACCCAGCGGACAGCGGTCTCGATCTGCCCGTAGTATGGAAAGATCTGCTTGCCCATTGGCAACAAACTCTGGAGCAGTTGGCGAGTGACTTTTTAGCCGGTGAGGCTGCGGTTGCGCCCAAGGTTCCAGGCTCTACCTGCCGCTATTGTGAGTTGAAAGGGTTTTGCCGTATTCGCAGTGGGACCGACGATGAGGAGGACGCGCCATGA
- a CDS encoding two-component system sensor histidine kinase NtrB, producing MSHKLFACWLLLLASDGFASITDVFKDEDGHTKWQHLANFSAGLLITLLTITLVFLAISYRNAWRVNRELTEIKKNLEERVRERTANLATTNSKLEAEITEHRETTQRLVASESYIKSILDSMPLMLIGLNKEMEITQWNPAAEKITGAKSDMVLGKNLWEAYPTITLTPEQLREVLDSGSNRVIQHSQRGQYYFDITLYALQGNDEVGIVILLDDVTKRVKTENRMIELDKMASMGELAATMAQDIDTPLQRISQSLGQVYALAKSDDLNTLAREHCKTLTHSLEAALESSEYASAIVNNLADFALHQGGSAQLVNLPDVLEHTIDLAGKVISEPNGLKFRDIPLRLQVEAKLSPAPCRIAELQQVFLGIFRHACYALGRCKRDGFSPLITVDVTEFYDSIWIKINHNGVGLTAEEQINIFEPYFLNNPDASAGLGTQRLSFAYFSITEHHHGQMAVTSDIDVGTTFHVQLQVKK from the coding sequence ATGTCCCATAAACTATTCGCCTGTTGGTTGCTGTTGTTGGCCAGCGATGGCTTTGCCAGCATTACCGATGTTTTCAAGGATGAGGATGGCCACACCAAGTGGCAACATCTGGCTAACTTTTCTGCCGGGTTGCTGATAACCCTGTTGACCATCACCCTGGTTTTTTTGGCGATCAGTTATCGCAATGCCTGGCGGGTGAACCGCGAGTTGACAGAAATAAAGAAAAACCTGGAAGAGCGGGTCCGGGAGCGCACGGCGAATCTGGCGACGACCAATAGCAAACTGGAAGCGGAGATTACGGAGCACCGGGAAACCACTCAGCGCCTGGTGGCATCTGAGAGCTATATCAAAAGTATTCTCGATTCCATGCCCTTGATGTTGATTGGTTTGAACAAGGAAATGGAAATCACCCAATGGAACCCGGCAGCCGAAAAAATCACCGGTGCCAAGAGTGATATGGTTCTGGGGAAAAACCTGTGGGAAGCCTACCCCACGATTACCCTCACGCCAGAGCAATTGAGAGAGGTGCTCGACAGCGGCAGCAACCGGGTGATTCAGCACAGTCAGCGCGGCCAGTACTATTTCGATATTACGCTTTACGCGCTGCAGGGTAACGATGAAGTGGGTATCGTGATTTTGCTGGATGATGTGACCAAGCGGGTGAAGACCGAAAATCGCATGATCGAGCTGGACAAGATGGCATCGATGGGCGAACTGGCGGCGACTATGGCGCAGGATATCGACACGCCTTTGCAGCGTATCAGCCAATCGCTTGGGCAGGTTTATGCACTGGCTAAATCCGATGACCTGAATACATTGGCGCGGGAGCACTGTAAAACTCTGACGCACAGCCTGGAGGCAGCGTTGGAAAGTAGCGAATACGCGTCGGCCATTGTGAACAACCTGGCGGATTTCGCGCTTCATCAAGGGGGCAGTGCGCAGCTTGTAAACCTGCCTGATGTGCTAGAGCACACGATCGATCTGGCTGGCAAGGTGATCTCAGAACCGAACGGATTGAAGTTTCGAGATATTCCGCTGCGGTTACAGGTGGAAGCTAAATTGAGCCCTGCGCCTTGCCGCATTGCGGAGTTGCAGCAGGTGTTTCTCGGTATATTCCGCCATGCCTGCTACGCACTGGGCCGTTGTAAACGCGACGGTTTTAGCCCGCTGATTACGGTGGACGTTACTGAGTTTTACGACTCGATCTGGATCAAGATAAATCACAATGGCGTGGGTTTAACAGCGGAAGAGCAGATTAATATCTTCGAACCTTATTTTCTGAATAACCCGGACGCCAGTGCCGGGCTCGGTACTCAACGTCTTTCGTTCGCGTACTTTTCCATTACCGAACACCATCATGGTCAGATGGCGGTAACCTCCGATATTGATGTGGGCACCACCTTCCATGTGCAGTTACAGGTTAAAAAATAG
- a CDS encoding UvrD-helicase domain-containing protein produces MIVADSAERRTALEPDQSFICEAPAGSGKTELLTQRYLVLLARVRRPEEILAITFTRKATGEMRERVLHALHLGRGPEPEEAHRQLTWQLARAVLAADQQHQWQLLDNPNRLQIKTFDSLCSSLTRQLPMESSFGSQPQITDDSAELYRSAVHALLGTLEEDSAWAVALGVVLDFLDNRFDRFEALMGQLLAKREQWLPLLGSRQDGAPIRERLSEHFATVVHETIDTVVARVPSALQAQWVELAAYGAANVRAAGKASALSACIDIDLDESRQLPDADALPQWLGLIELVFTQKQEWRKSVTVAQGFPPGKGADKKACDARKQQLKALIAELQSVPGLDDQLADILRLPAADVDDSQWQLLDALFTVLPMLSAQLTLVFKELNRVDFTEVSLAARRALGSAESPSQLAMKMDYRLSHILVDEFQDTSAAQVELLNQLTAGWVPDDGRTLFCVGDAMQSIYAFRGANVGLFLNAREQGLENVPLRPLRLTANFRSQAGVVHWVNKVFAQSFPAQHSASHGAVAYAASTVVNPELPGDAVRLHGFVDDGAGAREAAQVLDIILSARAEQPDAKIAVLVRSRSALAAIVPALQGAGLRYRAVDLEPLADTPAVQDLLSLTRALLHPADRVAWLALLRAPWCGLALTDLDALCRPQASKLVPTVLEQCEYALANNCLSESGAARLARVLPLLSAASEQRLRKTFRAWVEGCWLALGGGASLPGAASLENARMFFRLLEKWEYASDLPAYRVLANAVNQLYAAPDPEADDSLQLMTVHKSKGLQFDVVIVPGLAKRGNSRSDDLMLWQERLNRYGESQLLMAPLTRASGGDRHANYQHLAVEAGKKMDLETCRLLYVACTRARQRLHLLFATAENTKNPQELRAPSSSSMLASIWQAVVLQVQRYPAPETEQTATLAWVAPPLQRFVANWTAPAVERENLLLGFIPPYDYDETQNRPELEWQSVANRASRHLGTLVHRYLQIIAEQGLEHWSRSRVQACAPAMAAGLRELGVAPALVPQLTERTVQHLARILDDERGRAILSSDYDFHASEYSLTLVTRNGPQQLVVDRVYTDAAGVTWIVDYKTAEPAEHEGLDAFFRAQQELYQPKMWLYRAALLQAGFSQVKLALYFPTLAEWLELSEL; encoded by the coding sequence ATGATAGTTGCTGACAGCGCTGAGCGGCGCACTGCACTTGAACCGGATCAATCGTTTATCTGTGAGGCTCCCGCTGGTAGCGGCAAAACCGAATTGCTGACCCAGCGCTATCTGGTGTTGCTCGCCCGGGTACGCCGCCCGGAAGAAATTCTGGCGATTACTTTCACTCGCAAAGCGACTGGCGAAATGCGCGAACGAGTACTCCATGCATTGCATCTTGGCCGTGGGCCGGAGCCGGAGGAGGCGCACCGGCAACTTACCTGGCAATTGGCGCGGGCCGTTCTGGCCGCTGATCAACAGCACCAGTGGCAGTTGCTGGACAATCCCAATCGTCTGCAAATCAAAACCTTCGACAGTCTTTGCAGCTCCCTGACCCGTCAGTTGCCGATGGAGTCGTCGTTCGGCAGCCAGCCGCAGATTACCGACGACAGCGCGGAGCTTTACCGCAGCGCCGTGCATGCGCTACTTGGTACGTTGGAGGAGGACAGTGCGTGGGCAGTTGCGCTGGGTGTAGTGCTGGATTTTCTCGACAACCGCTTCGACCGCTTCGAGGCGCTGATGGGCCAGTTGCTCGCCAAGCGCGAACAGTGGTTGCCGCTGTTGGGCAGTCGGCAGGACGGTGCGCCGATTCGTGAGCGGCTGAGTGAACACTTCGCTACGGTGGTGCACGAAACCATCGACACGGTGGTGGCCCGGGTTCCGTCTGCTCTGCAGGCGCAGTGGGTGGAACTTGCCGCCTACGGCGCGGCTAATGTGCGCGCGGCGGGCAAGGCGTCTGCGCTGTCCGCCTGCATCGACATCGATCTCGATGAGAGCCGTCAGTTGCCGGACGCGGATGCGTTGCCGCAATGGCTGGGCTTAATCGAACTGGTGTTCACCCAGAAGCAGGAGTGGCGCAAGAGCGTTACGGTGGCGCAAGGGTTTCCGCCGGGCAAGGGCGCGGATAAAAAAGCCTGTGACGCGCGCAAGCAGCAGCTCAAAGCCCTGATTGCCGAGCTGCAGTCGGTGCCGGGGCTGGACGATCAGCTCGCCGATATTTTGCGGCTGCCCGCTGCGGATGTGGACGATAGCCAATGGCAATTACTGGACGCCCTGTTCACGGTGTTGCCGATGTTGTCGGCGCAGTTAACCCTGGTGTTCAAAGAGCTGAATCGGGTGGATTTTACTGAGGTCAGTCTCGCGGCACGGCGGGCGCTGGGCAGTGCGGAGTCGCCGAGCCAACTGGCGATGAAAATGGACTATCGCCTGTCGCACATTCTGGTGGACGAGTTTCAGGATACGTCGGCGGCTCAGGTTGAACTGTTGAACCAGCTAACCGCAGGTTGGGTTCCGGATGACGGGCGCACCCTGTTTTGTGTCGGCGATGCAATGCAATCCATCTACGCCTTTCGCGGAGCGAATGTCGGCCTGTTCCTGAATGCGCGGGAGCAGGGGCTCGAGAATGTCCCGCTCAGACCTCTGCGGTTGACGGCGAATTTTCGCTCACAGGCCGGGGTTGTGCACTGGGTCAACAAGGTTTTTGCCCAGTCTTTCCCGGCCCAGCACAGCGCCAGTCACGGTGCGGTGGCCTACGCGGCATCCACCGTGGTAAACCCCGAACTGCCGGGCGATGCGGTGCGCTTGCACGGGTTTGTAGACGATGGTGCGGGCGCGCGCGAAGCGGCTCAGGTGCTCGATATCATTTTGTCGGCCAGAGCTGAACAACCGGACGCCAAAATTGCGGTGCTGGTGCGCAGCCGCTCGGCGCTGGCAGCCATTGTTCCCGCGCTGCAAGGCGCGGGGTTGCGGTATCGCGCGGTGGATCTGGAGCCCCTGGCGGACACACCCGCAGTGCAGGACCTGCTGAGCTTAACCCGTGCATTGCTGCACCCGGCGGACCGGGTCGCATGGCTTGCCTTATTGCGTGCGCCTTGGTGTGGGTTGGCGCTTACTGACCTAGACGCGCTTTGCCGCCCGCAGGCGAGCAAGCTTGTGCCGACCGTGCTTGAGCAATGTGAGTATGCGCTCGCCAACAACTGTTTGAGCGAGTCTGGTGCTGCGCGTTTAGCGCGGGTATTACCACTGCTGAGCGCGGCAAGCGAGCAGCGGTTGCGCAAGACGTTTCGCGCCTGGGTAGAAGGCTGCTGGCTGGCGTTGGGTGGGGGTGCCTCTTTGCCCGGAGCGGCAAGCCTGGAGAATGCGCGCATGTTCTTCCGGTTGTTGGAAAAGTGGGAGTACGCCAGCGATTTGCCCGCCTACCGGGTGTTGGCAAATGCGGTAAACCAACTTTATGCGGCACCCGACCCGGAGGCGGATGACAGCCTGCAGTTGATGACGGTGCATAAATCCAAAGGCTTGCAGTTTGATGTGGTGATTGTGCCGGGGTTAGCGAAGCGCGGTAACAGTCGCAGCGATGATTTGATGTTGTGGCAGGAGCGCTTGAACCGCTATGGTGAATCGCAGCTGTTGATGGCACCTTTAACCCGCGCATCTGGCGGAGACAGGCATGCGAACTATCAACATCTGGCCGTAGAAGCCGGTAAAAAGATGGATCTGGAAACCTGCCGGCTTCTGTATGTGGCCTGTACCCGGGCCAGGCAGCGTTTGCATTTGCTCTTCGCGACCGCAGAAAACACCAAGAATCCTCAGGAATTGCGGGCGCCTAGCTCCTCCAGCATGCTGGCCAGTATTTGGCAAGCGGTGGTGTTGCAGGTACAGCGTTACCCTGCACCCGAGACGGAACAGACCGCTACTCTCGCTTGGGTGGCCCCGCCGCTTCAGCGTTTTGTGGCTAATTGGACTGCTCCCGCTGTTGAGCGGGAAAATCTGCTGTTAGGGTTTATTCCCCCATACGACTATGACGAAACCCAAAACCGACCTGAGTTAGAGTGGCAAAGCGTAGCCAACCGTGCCAGCCGTCACCTGGGTACCCTGGTGCATCGCTACTTGCAAATCATCGCCGAGCAGGGGCTTGAACACTGGTCGCGCTCGCGCGTTCAGGCCTGTGCACCGGCGATGGCTGCGGGGCTGCGGGAGCTGGGAGTTGCGCCCGCCCTGGTGCCGCAACTCACTGAACGCACGGTGCAGCATTTGGCACGTATTCTCGACGATGAGCGGGGGCGGGCTATACTTTCCAGTGATTATGACTTTCATGCCAGTGAATACTCGCTCACGTTGGTAACCCGTAATGGTCCGCAACAACTCGTGGTGGACCGGGTCTATACCGACGCGGCGGGTGTGACGTGGATTGTCGACTACAAAACAGCTGAGCCTGCTGAACACGAGGGGCTGGATGCGTTTTTCCGCGCTCAGCAGGAACTTTACCAACCGAAAATGTGGCTTTACCGGGCTGCGCTGCTACAGGCCGGATTTTCCCAGGTGAAGCTCGCACTTTACTTTCCCACGCTGGCTGAATGGCTTGAGCTGAGTGAGTTATAA
- a CDS encoding DUF4380 domain-containing protein, translated as MKKLLELGAPLTCRPAVVYQPARARHRTGVVTDIVNVFFLVGLLALCRGALAIAEPVQQISLGNGVVSLQVTPDIGGRVLGVSLTDRQNLLRVGTEELARGVPEVKADDRAYSYFGHIVWNGPQSDWWNFQTVNPQRRAQKAQWPPDPFNVLARNEIVAQTAESLVLQSPPSALTGLAMRKVFRLPAKYKNSVELLVDAQNTQPEGSVAWDLWFNTRVSAASKVLVPVASEQQVRVQQPFYPKQQDPIAYTVAQGTLVLNQLAATAPSRKRVGKLFITPDAPWMASFSQGQVLIIQYPSVPAADIHPEHSLVELYMDFDGDDFAAGLIEMEVHSAYRELAPGTTLTSKERWTVLPYTGPTTPAAMRAFVDAALQTLPAL; from the coding sequence CCGCTGACGTGTCGACCGGCTGTCGTTTATCAACCGGCGCGTGCGCGCCACCGCACAGGCGTCGTTACAGACATCGTTAACGTATTTTTTCTGGTGGGGCTGCTTGCTCTCTGTCGAGGCGCGCTGGCAATTGCTGAACCTGTGCAACAAATCAGTTTGGGCAACGGTGTTGTCTCGCTGCAAGTAACGCCCGATATTGGCGGTCGGGTGCTCGGTGTCTCCTTGACCGACCGGCAGAATTTGTTGCGAGTGGGTACCGAAGAATTAGCTCGTGGGGTGCCGGAAGTAAAAGCGGATGATCGAGCCTACAGCTATTTTGGCCATATTGTATGGAATGGCCCGCAGTCAGACTGGTGGAACTTTCAAACAGTGAACCCACAGCGCCGCGCGCAAAAGGCGCAATGGCCGCCCGATCCGTTCAACGTTTTGGCGCGCAACGAGATTGTTGCCCAAACGGCGGAGTCGCTGGTGCTGCAGAGTCCGCCAAGTGCGTTAACAGGCTTGGCCATGCGCAAGGTTTTTCGCTTACCGGCTAAATACAAGAATAGCGTTGAGCTGCTGGTCGACGCGCAAAACACGCAGCCAGAAGGTTCTGTCGCATGGGATCTCTGGTTTAACACGCGGGTATCTGCCGCAAGCAAGGTGCTGGTGCCGGTGGCCAGCGAACAGCAGGTTCGGGTGCAGCAACCGTTTTACCCAAAGCAACAGGACCCAATTGCCTATACTGTTGCACAGGGCACGCTGGTGCTTAATCAGCTTGCGGCTACTGCGCCGTCGCGTAAGCGCGTCGGCAAACTTTTTATCACACCCGATGCGCCCTGGATGGCGTCGTTCTCGCAGGGCCAGGTTTTAATTATTCAGTACCCATCGGTGCCGGCAGCGGATATCCATCCTGAGCACAGCCTGGTGGAACTGTATATGGATTTTGACGGCGACGATTTCGCCGCGGGCCTGATCGAAATGGAAGTCCACAGTGCCTATCGCGAACTGGCTCCCGGCACCACTCTCACCAGCAAGGAGCGCTGGACGGTACTGCCTTACACGGGGCCGACGACACCCGCTGCGATGCGGGCGTTCGTCGACGCGGCCCTGCAAACGCTTCCCGCGCTTTAA